In the genome of Halobacterium noricense, one region contains:
- a CDS encoding mandelate racemase/muconate lactonizing enzyme family protein, whose translation MGIDYSDLHDPNAEYTMRELSAETMGADRERPAPRDLEITDVQTTMVDGNFPWTLVRVYTDAGVVGTGEAYWGAGVPELIERMKPFVIGENPLDIDRLFEHLVQKMSGEGSVEGVTVTAISGIEVALHDLAGKVLDVPAYQLLGGKYRDDVRVYCDCHTEEEADPEACADEAERVVEELGYDALKFDLDVPSGLEKDRANRHLRPGEIRHKAEIVEQVTERVKDRADVAFDCHWTFSGGSAKRLASELEAYDVWWLEDPVPPENLDVQEEVTKSTTTPIAVGENRYRVTEERRLIENQAVDIVAPDLPKVGGMRETQKIADVANQYYVPVAMHNVSSPIATMASAHVGAAIPNSLAVEFHSYELGWWSDLVEEDVIEDGSITVPEKPGLGLTLDMDAVEEHMVDGETLFDEA comes from the coding sequence ATGGGGATAGATTACAGCGACCTCCACGACCCGAACGCGGAGTACACGATGCGCGAGCTCTCCGCGGAGACGATGGGAGCCGACCGGGAGCGGCCCGCACCCCGCGACCTCGAAATCACGGACGTACAGACGACGATGGTCGACGGCAACTTCCCGTGGACGCTCGTCCGCGTCTACACCGACGCGGGCGTCGTCGGCACCGGCGAAGCCTACTGGGGCGCGGGCGTCCCCGAGCTCATCGAGCGGATGAAGCCGTTCGTCATCGGGGAGAATCCCCTCGACATCGACCGCCTCTTCGAGCACCTCGTCCAGAAGATGAGCGGCGAGGGCTCCGTCGAAGGCGTTACCGTGACGGCTATCTCCGGCATCGAGGTCGCGCTCCACGACCTCGCCGGGAAAGTGCTGGACGTCCCCGCCTATCAGCTGCTCGGCGGGAAGTACCGCGACGACGTGCGCGTCTACTGTGACTGCCACACCGAGGAGGAAGCCGACCCCGAGGCGTGCGCCGACGAGGCCGAGCGCGTCGTCGAGGAACTCGGCTACGACGCCCTCAAGTTCGACCTCGACGTGCCCAGCGGGCTGGAGAAGGACCGCGCGAACCGCCACCTCCGCCCGGGCGAAATTCGCCACAAGGCCGAAATCGTCGAGCAGGTCACCGAGCGCGTGAAAGACCGCGCTGACGTCGCTTTCGACTGCCACTGGACGTTCTCCGGTGGCTCGGCGAAACGCCTCGCCAGCGAACTCGAAGCGTACGACGTCTGGTGGCTCGAAGACCCCGTTCCCCCGGAGAACCTCGACGTGCAGGAGGAAGTCACGAAGTCCACGACGACTCCCATCGCGGTCGGCGAGAACCGCTACCGCGTCACCGAGGAGCGCCGGCTCATCGAGAACCAGGCCGTGGACATCGTCGCGCCCGACCTCCCGAAGGTCGGCGGCATGCGCGAGACCCAGAAAATCGCGGACGTCGCCAACCAGTACTACGTTCCCGTGGCGATGCACAACGTCTCCTCGCCCATCGCGACGATGGCGAGCGCGCACGTCGGTGCCGCCATCCCGAACAGCCTCGCCGTGGAGTTCCACTCCTACGAACTCGGCTGGTGGAGCGACCTCGTCGAGGAGGACGTCATCGAGGACGGCTCCATCACCGTCCCCGAGAAGCCCGGTCTCGGCCTCACGCTCGACATGGACGCCGTCGAAGAACACATGGTCGACGGCGAGACGCTGTTCGATGAAGCGTGA
- the phoU gene encoding phosphate signaling complex protein PhoU, whose translation MPRESYQEKLDALRSDVLYMSEVVVDRLRLALEAMEQKDEEAAWEVIEGDDEVNQLYLDLEEECIDLLALQQPVAGDLRLIASSFKITTDLERIGDLATNLAEYTLDADRDMFPEVDIQAIGTTTIEMVEDAMDAYAEEDVDACYEIAERDDDLDERCRQASETVMRDLIETEVDTESSEEDIEALMNDVSRMLLTVRDLERVGDHAVNVAARTVYMVEKDDELIY comes from the coding sequence ATGCCACGAGAGAGCTACCAAGAGAAACTCGACGCGCTCCGCAGCGACGTCCTCTACATGAGCGAAGTGGTCGTCGACCGCCTGCGGCTGGCGCTGGAAGCCATGGAACAGAAAGACGAGGAGGCTGCCTGGGAGGTCATCGAGGGCGACGACGAGGTCAACCAACTCTACCTCGACCTCGAAGAGGAGTGCATCGACCTGCTCGCGCTCCAGCAGCCCGTCGCCGGCGACCTCCGGCTCATCGCGTCGTCGTTCAAGATTACGACCGACCTCGAACGCATCGGCGACCTCGCGACGAACCTCGCGGAGTACACCCTCGACGCGGACCGCGACATGTTCCCCGAGGTCGACATCCAGGCCATCGGCACCACCACCATCGAGATGGTCGAGGACGCGATGGACGCCTACGCCGAGGAGGACGTCGACGCCTGCTACGAAATCGCGGAGCGCGACGACGACCTCGACGAACGCTGTCGGCAGGCCTCCGAGACGGTGATGCGGGACCTCATCGAGACCGAAGTCGACACCGAGTCCAGCGAGGAAGACATCGAGGCGCTGATGAACGACGTCTCCCGGATGCTGCTGACGGTGCGGGACCTGGAGCGCGTCGGCGACCACGCGGTCAACGTCGCCGCGCGCACCGTCTACATGGTCGAGAAGGACGACGAACTCATCTACTAA
- a CDS encoding TOBE domain-containing protein, which produces MDTHPEFDAYVGSDGVTLDTRDVALLRAIDDEGSLSSAAASLGRSYAHAQRRVVELEDAFGSLVERQRGGSGGGGSELTDTATELLATFERVQTSFEGITDVAKTVLSGTVVERDGELATVETAAGRVRALVPEADNNVHLTLRADAVTLTDPVDTPTPEHTSARNRFSGTVTSVETGERVARVAVDVGADDPVLALVTEDSRQRLSLAAGRDVVVSFKATATRGVPVE; this is translated from the coding sequence ATGGACACCCACCCCGAGTTCGACGCGTACGTCGGCAGCGACGGGGTGACCCTCGACACGCGGGACGTCGCGCTGTTGCGCGCCATCGACGACGAGGGCTCGCTGAGTAGCGCGGCGGCGTCGCTGGGGCGCTCGTACGCGCACGCCCAGCGCCGCGTCGTCGAACTCGAAGACGCGTTCGGCTCGCTCGTCGAGCGCCAGCGCGGCGGCTCCGGTGGCGGCGGCAGCGAACTCACGGACACCGCCACGGAACTGCTCGCGACGTTCGAGCGCGTGCAGACGAGTTTCGAGGGCATCACGGACGTCGCGAAGACGGTGCTCTCGGGGACAGTCGTCGAGCGCGACGGCGAACTCGCGACGGTCGAGACGGCCGCGGGCCGCGTGCGCGCGCTCGTTCCGGAGGCCGACAACAACGTCCACCTCACGCTGCGCGCGGACGCCGTGACGCTGACCGATCCTGTGGACACGCCGACGCCCGAACACACGAGCGCCCGGAACCGCTTCTCCGGCACGGTCACGAGCGTCGAAACTGGCGAGCGCGTCGCGCGCGTCGCCGTCGACGTCGGCGCCGACGACCCGGTGCTCGCGCTCGTCACCGAGGACAGCCGCCAGCGCCTCTCGCTGGCGGCCGGCCGCGACGTCGTCGTCTCCTTCAAAGCCACCGCGACGCGCGGCGTCCCCGTCGAATAG
- a CDS encoding MoaD/ThiS family protein: MDVEVKLTGTLAARTGTHSARVGVTDDATVADVVDALADELGSHVRAGVLEGSRLRTDTVVVRNSTDSEPLSAGSRLHEGDTVRFSLAS; the protein is encoded by the coding sequence ATGGACGTCGAGGTGAAGCTCACGGGAACGCTCGCCGCTCGTACCGGCACGCACAGCGCCCGCGTCGGCGTCACCGACGACGCCACCGTCGCCGACGTCGTGGACGCGCTCGCCGACGAACTCGGGTCGCACGTCCGCGCGGGCGTCCTCGAAGGGTCGCGGCTCCGCACGGACACGGTCGTCGTCCGGAACTCCACGGACAGCGAGCCGCTCTCCGCCGGCAGCCGCCTCCACGAGGGCGACACCGTCCGCTTCAGCCTCGCCAGCTAA
- a CDS encoding glutaredoxin family protein — MAFDPMDSAMEQEAVDEIVAEAIENNDVVLFMKGDARMPQCGFSKRAVNLISQYRPDVHTVDALQSLDEFRVALEERSGWETIPQTFVDGEFVGGSDILGELEERGELADELNADDDVDEDAAATSADDGVESPF, encoded by the coding sequence ATGGCTTTCGACCCGATGGACTCCGCGATGGAGCAGGAAGCGGTCGACGAAATCGTCGCCGAGGCGATCGAGAACAACGACGTCGTGCTGTTCATGAAGGGGGACGCGCGGATGCCCCAGTGTGGGTTCTCGAAGCGCGCGGTCAACCTGATTTCGCAGTACCGACCGGACGTGCACACGGTGGACGCGCTCCAGAGCCTCGACGAGTTCCGCGTCGCGCTCGAAGAGCGCAGCGGCTGGGAGACCATCCCGCAGACGTTCGTCGACGGGGAGTTCGTGGGCGGCAGCGACATTCTCGGCGAACTCGAAGAGCGCGGCGAGCTCGCGGACGAGCTGAACGCCGACGACGATGTCGACGAGGACGCCGCGGCGACGAGCGCCGACGACGGCGTCGAATCCCCGTTCTGA
- the pstB gene encoding phosphate ABC transporter ATP-binding protein PstB, protein MSDNTSEFSADAGDGETADPTADDMVIETDVASATSSSETTTTPDPIIRSRDLDVFYGEEQALDSIDIDIPENRVTAIIGPSGCGKSTFLRCINRMNDRIEACRVDGELTLRGKNVYDPDVDPVALRRRVGMVFQEPNPFPKSIYDNVAYGLEIQDVEGDHDEIVEQSLKRAALWDEVSHQLDSSGTALSGGQQQRLCIARAIAPDPEVLLMDEPASALDPVATSQVEDLIEELAEDYTVVIVTHNMQQAARISDKTAVFLTGGELVEFGDTDQIFENPEHDRVEDYITGKFG, encoded by the coding sequence ATGAGCGACAACACATCAGAGTTCAGCGCCGACGCGGGCGACGGAGAGACCGCCGACCCGACGGCCGACGACATGGTCATCGAGACCGACGTCGCGAGCGCGACGTCCAGCAGCGAGACGACGACCACCCCCGACCCCATCATCCGTTCGCGGGACCTCGACGTGTTCTACGGCGAGGAACAGGCCCTCGACAGCATCGACATCGACATCCCGGAGAACCGCGTCACCGCCATCATCGGGCCGTCGGGCTGCGGGAAGTCGACGTTCCTGCGCTGCATCAACCGGATGAACGACCGCATCGAGGCCTGCCGCGTCGACGGCGAGCTGACGCTGCGCGGGAAGAACGTCTACGACCCCGACGTCGACCCGGTGGCGCTGCGCCGCCGCGTCGGCATGGTGTTCCAGGAACCCAACCCGTTCCCGAAGAGCATCTACGACAACGTCGCCTACGGCCTCGAAATCCAGGACGTCGAGGGCGACCACGACGAAATCGTCGAGCAGTCCCTCAAGCGCGCGGCGCTGTGGGACGAGGTCAGCCACCAGCTCGACAGCTCCGGGACAGCACTCTCCGGCGGCCAGCAACAGCGCCTCTGCATCGCGCGCGCCATCGCGCCCGACCCCGAGGTCCTGCTGATGGACGAGCCGGCCTCGGCGCTCGACCCGGTCGCGACCAGCCAGGTCGAGGACCTCATCGAGGAGCTCGCCGAGGACTACACCGTCGTCATCGTCACGCACAACATGCAGCAGGCCGCCCGCATCTCCGACAAGACGGCCGTGTTCCTTACGGGCGGGGAGCTCGTCGAGTTCGGTGACACCGACCAGATCTTCGAGAACCCCGAGCACGACCGGGTCGAAGATTACATTACGGGCAAGTTCGGGTAA
- the pstA gene encoding phosphate ABC transporter permease PstA, with protein sequence MATNNEIEGFGRVSRTAGTLFRYLLLAATLFGLVFVTILLVYVANDAIQPLTADPGWHLTFFLTLVLPTLAVGVYANRCGIEALRTGVFTIGFVVVALMFSGGAAMIFVDIVEPLTWLAFLVALAVPTAVTMAVVSYDHRISFVTQFVVTVAAFYLSLFGVPGPLGSLAGVSTVVPSLFGFVAGLPFAPPPWLMMAGTFGPPVAYVGSRYVAADRDRRTHVLVGAGVLAVVLAGGALAPFAGVDPVPGVVVAAVGLAPPLVYAAGTAVNRPTERVGLLVPATVVVGSLVGAVAADVAGFAGPQSWVDWTFLTNSHSSTAAEAGFYPAIGGSILLMLTVAVLAFPVGIGAAVYLEEYAPNNRFTRIIDVNISNLAGVPSVVYGLLGLGLFVTYLDQPPGTVLLGGATLGLLILPIVIISAREAIRAVPEETRAASYGMGATKWQTVKNVVLPRSFSGILTGTILALGRAIGETAPLIMIGAPNVKYSLPAGLSEAASAMPLQVYAWSSLYAGDDFYQKAVPAGVVVLVAILLAMNSIAIVLRNKYQSTE encoded by the coding sequence ATGGCCACGAACAACGAAATCGAGGGATTCGGGCGCGTCAGCCGGACGGCGGGCACGCTGTTCCGCTACCTGCTGTTGGCGGCGACGCTGTTCGGCCTCGTCTTCGTCACGATACTGCTGGTCTACGTCGCCAACGACGCCATCCAGCCGCTGACTGCCGACCCCGGCTGGCACCTGACGTTCTTCCTCACGCTCGTGCTACCGACGCTGGCGGTAGGCGTGTACGCCAACCGATGTGGCATCGAAGCGCTCCGCACGGGCGTGTTCACCATCGGCTTCGTCGTCGTCGCGCTGATGTTCAGCGGCGGCGCGGCGATGATTTTCGTGGACATCGTCGAGCCGCTGACGTGGCTGGCGTTCCTGGTCGCGCTCGCCGTCCCCACCGCGGTCACGATGGCGGTCGTCAGCTACGACCACCGCATCTCGTTCGTCACGCAGTTCGTCGTCACCGTCGCCGCGTTCTACCTCTCGCTGTTCGGCGTACCCGGCCCGCTGGGCTCGCTCGCCGGCGTCTCGACAGTCGTCCCGAGCCTGTTCGGCTTCGTCGCCGGCTTACCGTTCGCGCCGCCACCGTGGCTGATGATGGCCGGGACGTTCGGGCCGCCCGTGGCGTACGTCGGGAGCCGATACGTCGCCGCCGACCGTGACCGACGCACCCACGTGCTGGTCGGTGCTGGCGTCCTCGCGGTCGTGCTCGCCGGCGGCGCGCTCGCCCCGTTCGCGGGCGTCGACCCCGTTCCCGGCGTCGTCGTCGCAGCCGTCGGCCTCGCGCCGCCGCTCGTCTACGCGGCCGGCACCGCCGTGAACCGCCCGACCGAACGCGTCGGCCTGCTCGTCCCGGCGACCGTCGTCGTCGGGTCGCTCGTCGGGGCCGTAGCCGCAGACGTCGCCGGGTTCGCCGGCCCGCAGTCGTGGGTCGACTGGACGTTCCTCACGAACTCGCACAGCAGCACCGCCGCGGAAGCCGGCTTCTACCCCGCTATCGGCGGCTCGATTCTGCTGATGTTGACCGTGGCCGTGCTCGCGTTCCCCGTTGGCATCGGCGCCGCCGTCTACCTCGAGGAGTACGCCCCGAACAACCGGTTCACGCGAATCATCGACGTGAACATCTCGAACCTCGCGGGCGTACCGTCGGTCGTCTACGGGCTGCTCGGCCTCGGGTTGTTCGTCACGTACCTCGACCAGCCCCCGGGCACGGTGCTGCTCGGCGGCGCAACCCTCGGCCTGCTCATCCTCCCCATCGTCATCATCTCCGCGCGGGAGGCCATCCGCGCGGTCCCCGAGGAGACGCGCGCGGCGTCGTACGGGATGGGCGCGACGAAGTGGCAGACCGTCAAGAACGTCGTGCTGCCGCGGTCGTTCTCCGGCATCCTCACCGGGACGATTCTCGCGCTCGGCCGCGCCATCGGCGAGACCGCGCCGCTCATCATGATCGGCGCGCCGAACGTCAAATACTCGCTGCCGGCCGGCCTCTCGGAGGCCGCCAGCGCGATGCCGCTACAAGTGTACGCGTGGTCGAGTCTCTACGCCGGCGACGACTTCTACCAGAAGGCCGTCCCGGCTGGCGTCGTGGTGCTCGTCGCCATCCTGCTGGCGATGAACTCCATCGCCATCGTCCTGCGGAACAAGTACCAGTCCACGGAGTGA
- the gfcR gene encoding transcriptional regulator GfcR produces MKNVDDLIDSASELAARGLSRGEIADELNVSRETASWLVERAGGTATPVDEEPAGGPQDVHVDWSNIGEAGARLNAIGMALADALREHSHDVDLIVGVEKAGVPLATAVSNELKTDLATYTPRKHQWEEGDIENLGGSFSRNFASVEDRECFLVDDTITSGTTISETVDAIRDAGGKPVACGVLVDKQGIADVDDVPLESLFQVIRVGNDD; encoded by the coding sequence ATGAAGAACGTCGACGACCTCATCGACAGCGCCTCGGAGCTGGCGGCCCGCGGGCTGTCGCGTGGCGAAATCGCGGACGAACTGAACGTCTCCCGGGAGACCGCGAGCTGGCTCGTCGAGCGCGCGGGCGGCACCGCGACTCCCGTCGACGAAGAACCGGCCGGTGGCCCCCAGGACGTCCACGTGGACTGGAGCAACATCGGCGAAGCCGGCGCGCGCCTCAACGCCATCGGCATGGCGCTGGCGGACGCGCTCCGCGAGCACAGCCACGACGTCGACCTCATCGTCGGCGTCGAGAAGGCGGGCGTGCCGCTGGCGACCGCCGTCTCGAACGAACTGAAGACCGACCTCGCGACGTACACCCCGCGCAAGCACCAGTGGGAGGAAGGCGACATCGAGAATCTCGGCGGGAGTTTCAGCCGAAACTTCGCGAGCGTCGAGGACCGCGAGTGCTTCCTCGTCGACGACACCATTACCTCGGGCACCACTATCTCCGAGACCGTCGACGCAATCCGCGACGCCGGCGGTAAACCCGTCGCCTGCGGCGTGCTCGTGGACAAACAGGGCATCGCCGACGTCGACGACGTCCCCCTCGAATCGCTGTTCCAGGTCATCCGCGTCGGCAACGACGACTGA
- a CDS encoding HAD family hydrolase: MERYDRLYALYDEFDAETIRAYQDLVDLFPPVDSRVALEYWESASDELAARKDDVRAAFDDGDTYAELVARASREQAFAALDLHAKYDRGVNVLVLDVDETLRSAGHTDNEIPRETLHLLTEFHEQGVPIVICTGQTLENVKGFLIQGLGNELVHSGNVSIVYEAGTGVFTPGHGPDTKQLLYEGLEDDVRGVFDDVRARVLSDAPEGIRQGCHLQGNEFNVTLKPNFETGSERARELIDDALRYELELLADCVEGATADHVRAFYADQDPEIAGVLADADQQPEDVTVPEDVRAVLERVDVAYYEADAAEIASRELNKVVGVQGAFDVLDVDDPFALVMGDSKSDLRVMEWVAEEDAGIAAAPDHASKRVLEHVWETDDLVFDEGAADEVLRTAWALNRLAEQ; encoded by the coding sequence ATGGAACGGTACGACCGACTGTACGCACTCTACGACGAGTTCGACGCGGAGACGATACGCGCCTACCAGGACCTCGTGGACCTGTTCCCGCCCGTCGACTCCCGGGTCGCCCTGGAGTACTGGGAGTCCGCCAGCGACGAACTCGCCGCGCGGAAGGACGACGTCCGCGCGGCGTTTGACGACGGCGACACGTACGCCGAATTGGTCGCGCGCGCGTCCCGCGAACAGGCGTTCGCGGCGCTCGACCTCCACGCGAAGTACGACCGCGGCGTCAACGTGCTCGTGCTCGACGTCGACGAGACGCTGCGCTCGGCGGGCCACACGGACAACGAGATTCCCCGCGAGACGCTGCACCTGCTCACGGAGTTCCACGAACAGGGAGTTCCCATCGTCATCTGCACCGGCCAGACCCTGGAGAACGTCAAGGGGTTCCTGATTCAGGGACTCGGCAACGAACTCGTCCACTCGGGGAACGTCTCCATCGTCTACGAGGCGGGGACGGGCGTGTTCACGCCCGGCCACGGCCCCGACACGAAACAACTGCTCTACGAGGGACTCGAAGACGACGTGCGCGGCGTGTTCGACGACGTGCGCGCCCGCGTGCTCTCTGACGCCCCGGAGGGCATCCGACAGGGTTGTCACCTCCAGGGCAACGAGTTCAACGTCACGCTCAAGCCGAACTTCGAGACGGGCAGCGAGCGCGCGCGGGAACTCATCGACGACGCGCTCCGGTACGAACTCGAACTGCTGGCGGACTGCGTGGAGGGCGCGACTGCCGACCACGTGCGCGCGTTCTACGCCGACCAGGACCCCGAAATCGCGGGCGTCCTCGCCGACGCCGACCAACAGCCGGAGGACGTCACCGTCCCCGAGGACGTGCGCGCGGTGCTCGAACGCGTCGACGTGGCGTACTACGAGGCCGACGCCGCCGAAATCGCGTCCCGCGAACTGAACAAGGTCGTGGGCGTACAGGGTGCCTTCGACGTGCTCGACGTCGACGACCCGTTCGCGCTCGTGATGGGCGACAGCAAGAGCGACCTGCGCGTGATGGAGTGGGTCGCCGAGGAGGACGCGGGCATCGCGGCGGCGCCCGACCACGCCTCCAAGCGCGTCTTAGAGCACGTCTGGGAGACCGACGACCTCGTCTTCGACGAGGGTGCCGCCGACGAGGTGCTCAGAACCGCGTGGGCGCTGAATCGACTCGCAGAACAGTAA
- a CDS encoding glucose 1-dehydrogenase yields MDAIAVTRDDRTPRVVDLPRPDSAHGEALVRTLRVGVDGTDHEVIAGSHGGFPEGDDHLVLGHEAVGVVEDPNGTHLDAGDVVVPTVRRRPNGANDYFERGEPDMAPGGEYHERGIEGAHGFMAEYFTSPAEFLVEIPAALAERGFLVEPVSISEKAFEHAFASRSAFDWQPETALVLGNGSLGLLTLGMLDADDRFERTYCLGRRDRPDPTIDVIERLGATYVDSRETAVPDIPAGHEPMDFVYEATGYPKHAFETIEALAPNGVGALLGVPEDWAFSVDGGRLHREFVLQNKALVGSVNSGVEHFEAAVDTLQALPEWLFDDLVTGVYDLDDFERAFVDDETTIKTAVQFDSR; encoded by the coding sequence ATGGACGCAATCGCCGTCACCCGCGACGACCGGACGCCGCGCGTCGTCGACCTGCCGCGACCCGACTCGGCGCACGGGGAAGCGCTCGTGCGCACGCTCCGCGTCGGCGTCGACGGCACGGACCACGAAGTCATCGCGGGCAGCCACGGCGGCTTCCCCGAGGGCGACGACCACCTCGTGCTCGGCCACGAGGCCGTCGGCGTCGTCGAGGACCCGAACGGCACCCACCTCGACGCCGGCGACGTCGTCGTGCCGACGGTCCGCCGGCGGCCGAACGGTGCCAACGACTACTTCGAGCGCGGCGAACCGGACATGGCACCCGGCGGCGAGTACCACGAGCGCGGCATCGAGGGCGCGCACGGCTTCATGGCCGAGTACTTCACCAGCCCCGCGGAGTTCCTCGTCGAAATTCCCGCAGCCCTCGCCGAGCGCGGCTTCCTCGTCGAACCCGTCAGTATCTCCGAGAAGGCCTTCGAGCACGCGTTCGCCTCGCGGTCGGCATTCGACTGGCAGCCTGAGACCGCGCTCGTGCTCGGAAACGGCTCGCTGGGCCTGCTCACGCTCGGAATGCTGGACGCTGACGACCGATTCGAGCGGACGTACTGTCTCGGTCGCCGCGACCGCCCCGACCCCACAATCGACGTCATCGAGCGCCTCGGCGCGACGTACGTCGACTCCCGCGAGACCGCCGTGCCCGACATCCCAGCCGGCCACGAGCCGATGGACTTCGTCTACGAGGCCACGGGCTACCCGAAACACGCCTTCGAGACAATCGAGGCGCTCGCGCCCAACGGTGTCGGCGCGCTCCTCGGCGTGCCCGAGGACTGGGCGTTCTCGGTCGACGGCGGCCGCCTCCACCGCGAGTTCGTCCTCCAGAACAAGGCGCTGGTCGGCAGCGTCAACTCCGGCGTCGAGCACTTCGAGGCCGCCGTCGACACTCTGCAGGCGCTCCCGGAGTGGCTGTTCGACGACCTCGTCACCGGCGTGTACGACCTCGACGACTTCGAGCGAGCATTCGTCGACGACGAAACGACCATCAAGACGGCGGTTCAATTCGACAGTAGATGA
- a CDS encoding dihydrodipicolinate synthase family protein — MPDHAPAPGADDPLDLHGVVPPIVTAFHDDETVDFERTAEHARFVVDRGVDGVFPLGTNGEFPLLTGGERQRVVEAVVDEVGGEVPVIAGVGAPSTRQTVAHAEHAEEAGVDGVVVVTPYYYPLDDEATVAHYERVAAAVDLPVYVYHIPSKTGNSLSLDVLEDLSAIDNLAGIKDSSKDVPWLGQAIDDHPELTFVAGSDSLLVPGLDLGCTGMVSAVANAFPELVVDLYEAYDGGNVEHARNLQSTVYDVRTALKQGPYMAGVKTALQLRGFDAGPLRSPLRTMDDDQREALELRLDELGLLETIDLHRNE; from the coding sequence GTGCCAGACCACGCACCAGCCCCCGGCGCGGACGACCCCCTCGACCTCCACGGGGTCGTCCCGCCGATTGTGACAGCGTTCCACGACGACGAGACGGTCGACTTCGAGCGCACCGCCGAGCACGCCCGGTTCGTCGTCGACCGCGGCGTCGACGGCGTCTTCCCGCTCGGGACGAACGGCGAGTTCCCCCTGTTGACGGGCGGCGAACGACAGCGCGTCGTCGAAGCCGTCGTCGACGAAGTCGGCGGCGAGGTCCCGGTCATCGCCGGCGTCGGCGCGCCCAGCACCCGGCAGACGGTCGCACACGCCGAACACGCCGAGGAAGCCGGCGTCGACGGCGTCGTCGTCGTCACGCCGTACTACTACCCCTTGGACGACGAGGCTACGGTCGCGCACTACGAGCGCGTCGCCGCCGCCGTCGACCTCCCGGTTTACGTCTACCACATCCCCTCGAAGACGGGGAACTCGCTGTCCCTGGACGTGCTTGAGGACCTCTCGGCCATCGACAATCTCGCGGGCATCAAGGACTCCTCGAAGGACGTCCCGTGGCTCGGACAGGCCATCGACGACCACCCCGAACTCACCTTCGTCGCGGGCTCGGACTCGCTGCTCGTGCCCGGCCTCGACCTCGGCTGCACGGGCATGGTGTCGGCAGTCGCGAACGCGTTCCCGGAGCTCGTCGTCGACCTCTACGAGGCCTACGACGGGGGGAACGTCGAACACGCGCGCAACCTCCAAAGCACGGTATACGACGTCCGCACGGCGCTCAAGCAGGGGCCGTACATGGCCGGCGTGAAGACCGCGCTCCAGTTGCGCGGGTTCGACGCCGGCCCGCTGCGCTCGCCGCTGCGCACGATGGACGACGACCAGCGCGAGGCCCTCGAACTCCGCCTGGACGAACTCGGCCTCCTCGAAACCATAGATTTACACCGAAACGAGTGA